A genome region from Hevea brasiliensis isolate MT/VB/25A 57/8 chromosome 7, ASM3005281v1, whole genome shotgun sequence includes the following:
- the LOC110649968 gene encoding uncharacterized protein LOC110649968 has protein sequence MGGRTSSGSSGEEDDANWKAAIESVAATTTFGSKVFGNTSNGSTSHSTSNRDVEEQQTQNSQKLKHYQLKAQKLLDDILEKTLLMVSEPIHVPDNPIVDEGGVRLFKHSPAGIIFDHTDEIQGPRKRPRILPAYDVDEKSKKFRRQIKSVTVNGVDIIAAAREEGQKALARFEAKEAATKAKAKKEEERVAELKRIRGERWLPSIAKEIQLTFQ, from the exons ATGGGAGGGCGGACCTCTAGCGGCAGCAGCGGTGAGGAGGATGACGCGAATTGGAAAGCGGCTATCGAGTCAGTAGCTGCCACTACCACTTTTGGCAGTAAAGTTTTTGGGAATACATCGAATGGCTCAACATCCCATTCCACCTCTAATAGAGATGTTGAAGAGCAGCAAACCCAGAATTCCCAAAAGCTCAAGCACTACCAACTAAAG GCACAAAAGCTTTTGGATGACATCTTAGAAAAGACCTTATTAATGGTGAGTGAGCCCATTCATGTCCCTGATAATCCCATTGTAGATGAAGGTGGAGTACGGCTATTTAAACATTCTCCTGCTGGGATTATATTTGATCATACAG ATGAAATTCAAGGGCCCAGAAAGCGACCAAGAATTCTTCCTGCATATGACGTTGATGAGAAATCAAAGAAG TTTAGACGGCAAATCAAATCTGTTACTGTGAATGGGGTAGACATAATTGCTGCAGCAAGAGAGGAAGGCCAAAAAGCATTAGCTAGATTCGAAGCCAAAGAAGCAGCAACAAAAGCCAAAGCCAAAAAGGAGGAGGAAAGAGTTGCAGAATTGAAAAGAATTAGGGGGGAGAGATGGCTACCTTCCATTGCGAAGGAAATTCAGTTAACTTTTCAATGA
- the LOC110649967 gene encoding peptidyl-prolyl cis-trans isomerase CYP65 → MGKKQHSKDRMFITKTEWATEWGGAKTKEVTRFKRLPFYCCALTFTPYEYPVCTADGSVFDIMNITPYIRKYGKHPVTGAPLKLEDLIPLTFHKNSEGEYHCPVLNKVFTEFTHIVAVKTTGNVFCYEAIKELNIKTKNWKELLTDEPFTKEDLITIQNPNALDSKVTLDFDHVKNGLKVDDEELKKMSSDAMYNINATGDMKQMLEELGTEKAKQTALHGGGGSKAQNERAAALAAILAARSRIKEDSKSDSNGESKPRQAYSIVDAASAAVHGRSAVAAKAASGDKTAARIAMHMAGERAPVNAKMVKSRYTTGAASRSFTSTSFDPVTKNDFEYIKVEKNPKKKGYVQLHTTHGDLNIELHCDITPRTCENFITLCEQGYYNGVAFHRSIRNFMIQGGDPTGTGRGGESIWGKPFKDELNSKLLHSGRGVVSMANSGPHTNGSQFFILYKSANHLNFKHTVFGGVVGGLTTLAAMEKVPVDDNDRPLEEIKIISVTVFVNPYMEPDEEDEQEEAKDEKPPEDEENEKVGSWYSNPGTGTTESRTVGSGGGIGKYLKARNSQPESVTMDSGLSTIAVAKKRKVGVSTGEFKDFSAW, encoded by the exons ATGGGGAAGAAACAGCACAGCAAAGATCGAATGTTCATAACGAAAACAGAATGGGCCACGGAATGGGGCGGCGCCAAAACCAAAGAGGTCACCCGTTTCAAGCGCCTCCCCTTCTATTGCTGCGC TCTTACATTTACCCCATATGAGTATCCAGTGTGCACAGCAGATGGAAGCGTCTTCGATATAAT GAACATAACTCCGTACATAAGGAAGTATGGGAAGCATCCAGTCACTGGAGCTCCGCTCAAGCTGGAGGATCTTATCCCTCTCACTTTTCACAAGAATTCTGAAG GCGAGTATCATTGCCCTGTGCTAAACAAAGTTTTTACTGAATTTACGCATATAGTTGCTGTGAAGACTACAGGAAATGTTTTCTGCTATGAG GCAATTAAAGAATTAAACATCAAGACCAAAAACTGGAAGGAGCTTCTTACTGATGAGCCATTCACTAAGGAAGACTTGATAACAATTCAG AATCCGAATGCACTTGACAGTAAGGTCACTCTGGATTTTGACCATGTTAAGAACGGTCTGAAAGTTGATGATGAAG AGCTAAAGAAAATGAGTTCAGATGCAATGTATAACATAAATGCTACTGGAGATATGAAGCAGATGCTGGAGGAGCTTGGAACTGAGAAAGCAAAACAAACTGCACTTCATGGTGGAGGTGGCAGTAAGGCACAAAATGAAAGAGCTGCTGCCCTTGCTGCCATTTTGGCTGCAAGATCGCGTATTAAAGAGGATTCCAAATCAGATTCAAATGGAGAGTCTAAGCCCCGACAAGCATATAGTATCGTAGATGCTGCATCTGCTGCAGTACATGGGAGAAGTGCTGTTGCAGCTAAAGCTGCATCAGGTGATAAAACTGCTGCTCGGATAGCCATGCACATGGCTGGTGAGAGGGCACCTGTGAATGCAAAGATG GTAAAGAGTCGTTACACCACTGGCGCTGCTTCACGATCATTCACTTCTACCTCTTTTGATCCTGTCACCAAAAATGACTTTGAATATATCAAAGTTGAGAAAAATCCAAAGAAGAAAGGTTATGTTCAGCTGCATACAACACATGGTGATTTGAACATTGAGCTGCACTGTGATATAACTCCAAGGACATGCGAGAACTTCATCACTCTTTGTGAGCAAGGCTACTATAATGGAGTTGCTTTTCATAGAAGCATTCG gaattttatgATTCAAGGTGGTGATCCTACTGGTACTGGGAGAGGAGGCGAATCTATATGGGGGAAGCCTTTCAAAGATGAGCTGAACTCCAAGTTGCTCCACTCTGGAAGAGGGGTTGTCAGTATGGCAAACAGTGGGCCCCACACCAATGGTTCTCAGTTTTTCATCCTTTACAAGTCTGCAAATCATTTGAACTTTAAACATACAGTTTTTGGTGGGGTTGTTGGTGGCTTGACTACATTGGCAGCAATGGAAAAAGTTCCTGTTGACGACAATGACAGGCCTCTG GAGGAGATCAAGATTATTTCTGTAACGGTATTTGTCAATCCCTACATGGAGCCCGACGAAGAAGATGAGCAAGAGGAGGCCAAAGATGAGAAGCCACCTGAggatgaagaaaat GAAAAGGTTGGTTCATGGTATAGCAATCCTGGCACAGGAACTACAGAATCTAGAACTGTGGGCAGTGGCGGCGGCATTGGGAAGTACTTGAAAGCAAGGAATTCTCAACCTGAATCAGTTACCATGGATTCTGGTTTGTCAACAATTGCTGTGGCAAAGAAAAGGAAAGTGGGAGTTTCAACAGGAGAATTCAAAGACTTCTCTGCATGGTGA